A genome region from Camelina sativa cultivar DH55 chromosome 10, Cs, whole genome shotgun sequence includes the following:
- the LOC104716883 gene encoding nuclear poly(A) polymerase 4 isoform X7, with product MMVGTQSLGGSLPPLNSPKSYGITKPLSLAGPSSTDIKRNVELEKYLVDEGLYESEEDTMRREEVLARIDQIVKHWVKQLTQQRGYTDQMVEDANAVIFTFGSYRLGVHGPGADIDTLCVGPSYVNREEDFFIILHDILAEMEEVTELHPVPDAHVPVMKFKFQGIPIDLLYASISLLVVPQDLDISSSTVLCDVDEPTVRSLNGCRVADQILKLVPNFEHFRTTLRCLKYWAKKRGVYSNVTGFLGGVNWALLVARVCQLYPNAIPSMLVSRFFRVYTQWRWPNPVMLCAIEEDELGFPVWDPRKNHRDRYHLMPIITPAYPCMNSSYNVSQSTLRVMTEQFQFGNSILQEIELNKQHWSSLFEQYMFFEAYKNYLQVDIVAAEAEDLLAWKGWVESRFRQLTLKIERDTNGMLMCHPQPNEYVDTARQFLHCAFFMGLQRAEGVGGQECQQFDIRGTVDEFRQEVNMYVFWKPGMDVFVSHVRRRQLPPFVFPNGYRRPRQSRHQNQQGGKSGEDGTVSHTGSVVERNAKRKNDNEMMDTRPEKPEKRASLSPQSLDIVSPESSAITTGCTPPICNLRRPPGEEIEAENLNTESTELTNFARNECISGSGQVLELHSAALVQECSDPAEPLGKCVTPDSSDMVALGSVQEENLDSELKSVSISGTNSQLLPSLLDRKRGVADEVERESKIFSGTSTTGQIADSVQQSRSCGQNHDYEGFGFPAANSDPFVGKDSLYPQSGMSEDLQSNSLVSGMEKPEDRARAQAG from the exons ATGATGGTGGGTACTCAAAGTTTAGGTGGTTCGTTGCCGCCTCTTAATTCTCCTAAAAGCTATGGAATTACGAAACCGCTCTCGCTTGCTGGGCCTTCCTCTACGGATATCAAGCGTAATGTCGAGCTGGAGAAG TACTTGGTTGACGAGGGACTCTATGAGAGCGAGGAGGATACCATGCGTAGAGAGGAAGTTCTGGCGCGCATTGATCAG ATTGTAAAGCACTGGGTGAAACAGTTAACGCAGCAAAGAGGATATACAGACCAGATGGTAGAGGATGCAAATGCTGTTATTTTCACCTTTGGATCCTACCGGCTTGGC GTACATGGGCCCGGGGCTGACATTGATACTCTGTGCGTTGGGCCATCTTATGTTAATCGGGAG GAGgatttcttcatcatcttgCATGACATATTGGCTGAGATGGAAGAAGTGACTGAGCTTCATCCTGTTCCTGACGCCCACGTTCCAGTCATGAAATTTAAGTTTCAAGGAATACCGATTGATCTACTCTATGCTAGCATATCACTTTTAGTTGTGCCACAG GATCTGGATATCTCCAGCTCGACTGTGCTGTGTGATGTTGATGAGCCAACCGTTCGAAGTCTTAATGGTTGTAGAGTTGCTGATCAGATTCTTAAACTCGTTCCAAATTTTGAG CACTTCCGGACAACATTAAGATGCCTGAAGTACTGGGCTAAAAAGCGTGGCGTATATTCAAAT GTGACTGGATTTCTTGGCGGTGTAAACTGGGCACTTTTGGTTGCTCGTGTGTGCCAGCTCTATCCAAATGCAATTCCTAGTATGCTAGTTTCTCGTTTTTTCAGAGTATATACTCAATGGCGGTGGCCGAACCCAGTCATGCTTTGTGCAATAGAAGAGGATGAGCTTGGATTTCCTGTCTGGGACCCTCGAAAAAATCATCGAGACCGCTATCACCTTATGCCAATAATAACTCCAGCTTACCCATGCATGAATTCTAGTTACAATGTCTCTCAGAGCACTCTTCGCGTTATGACAGAGCAGTTCCAGTTTGGTAACTCAATCTTGCAg GAGATCGAATTAAATAAACAGCATTGGAGCTCTCTATTTGAACAATATATGTTTTTCGAGGCATATAAAAACTACCTTCAGGTTGATATAGTGGCTGCAGAGGCAGAAGATTTGTTGGCTTGGAAGGGTTGGGTGGAATCGCGGTTCAGACAGCTGACCTTAAAG ATAGAAAGAGACACTAATGGGATGTTAATGTGTCATCCCCAACCAAATGAGTATGTAGACACGGCTAGGCAGTTTCTGCATTGTGCCTTTTTCATGGGTTTGCAGAGGGCAGAGGGAGTTGGTGGTCAAGAATGTCAACAGTTTGATATACGTGGTACGGTCGATGAGTTCAGACAAGAAGTAAACATGTATGTGTTCTGGAAACCTGGGATGGATGTGTTCGTTTCTCATGTTCGTAGACGACAGCTTCCaccttttgttttcccaaaTGGATATCGAAGGCCTCGGCAGTCCAGGCACCAAAATCAACAGGGTGGAAAATCTGGTGAAGATGGCACCGTTTCTCATACCGGCTCTGTGGTAGAGAGGAATGCTAAGAGAAAGAATGATAATGAAATGATGGATACGAGGCCAGAGAAACCTGAGAAGCGTGCATCGCTTAGTCCACAGAGTCTAGACATAGTCTCACCTGAAAGTAGTGCTATCACTACTGGTTGTACTCCTCCTATTTGCAACCTTAGAAGGCCCCCTGGTGAGGAAATAGAGGCTGAAAATTTGAACACTGAGAGTACTGAACTAACTAACTTTGCCCGAAATGAGTGCATCTCTGGCAGCGGGCAAGTTTTGGAACTACATAGTGCGGCTCTAGTTCAAGAATGCTCTGATCCAGCTGAGCCTTTGGGAAAGTGCGTGACACCTGACTCTAGTGATATGGTAGCACTTGGAAGCGTACAGGAAGAAAATTTAGATAGTGAGTTGAAGTCTGTATCAATCAGTGGTACCAACTCTCAACTTCTTCCAAGTCTTCTTGATAGGAAGAGAGGTGTAGCCGATGAAGTTGAGAGAGAATCAAAGATATTTAGTGGGACGAGTACAACTGGACAAATTGCTGATAGTGTTCAGCAGAGCAGATCCTGCGGGCAGAACCATGATTATGAg GGTTTCGGGTTTCCTGCTGCGAATTCAGATCCTTTTGTTGGAAAGGATAGTCTGTACCCTCAAAGTGGCATGTCAGAAGACCTTCAG TCAAACTCTTTGGTCAGCGGGATGGAGAAGCCAGAAGACAGAGCTAG AGCACAAGCAGGTTAA
- the LOC104716883 gene encoding nuclear poly(A) polymerase 4 isoform X6 — translation MMVGTQSLGGSLPPLNSPKSYGITKPLSLAGPSSTDIKRNVELEKYLVDEGLYESEEDTMRREEVLARIDQIVKHWVKQLTQQRGYTDQMVEDANAVIFTFGSYRLGVHGPGADIDTLCVGPSYVNREEDFFIILHDILAEMEEVTELHPVPDAHVPVMKFKFQGIPIDLLYASISLLVVPQDLDISSSTVLCDVDEPTVRSLNGCRVADQILKLVPNFEHFRTTLRCLKYWAKKRGVYSNVTGFLGGVNWALLVARVCQLYPNAIPSMLVSRFFRVYTQWRWPNPVMLCAIEEDELGFPVWDPRKNHRDRYHLMPIITPAYPCMNSSYNVSQSTLRVMTEQFQFGNSILQEIELNKQHWSSLFEQYMFFEAYKNYLQVDIVAAEAEDLLAWKGWVESRFRQLTLKIERDTNGMLMCHPQPNEYVDTARQFLHCAFFMGLQRAEGVGGQECQQFDIRGTVDEFRQEVNMYVFWKPGMDVFVSHVRRRQLPPFVFPNGYRRPRQSRHQNQQGGKSGEDGTVSHTGSVVERNAKRKNDNEMMDTRPEKPEKRASLSPQSLDIVSPESSAITTGCTPPICNLRRPPGEEIEAENLNTESTELTNFARNECISGSGQVLELHSAALVQECSDPAEPLGKCVTPDSSDMVALGSVQEENLDSELKSVSISGTNSQLLPSLLDRKRGVADEVERESKIFSGTSTTGQIADSVQQSRSCGQNHDYEGFGFPAANSDPFVGKDSLYPQSGMSEDLQVLHCKATPSNSLVSGMEKPEDRARAQAG, via the exons ATGATGGTGGGTACTCAAAGTTTAGGTGGTTCGTTGCCGCCTCTTAATTCTCCTAAAAGCTATGGAATTACGAAACCGCTCTCGCTTGCTGGGCCTTCCTCTACGGATATCAAGCGTAATGTCGAGCTGGAGAAG TACTTGGTTGACGAGGGACTCTATGAGAGCGAGGAGGATACCATGCGTAGAGAGGAAGTTCTGGCGCGCATTGATCAG ATTGTAAAGCACTGGGTGAAACAGTTAACGCAGCAAAGAGGATATACAGACCAGATGGTAGAGGATGCAAATGCTGTTATTTTCACCTTTGGATCCTACCGGCTTGGC GTACATGGGCCCGGGGCTGACATTGATACTCTGTGCGTTGGGCCATCTTATGTTAATCGGGAG GAGgatttcttcatcatcttgCATGACATATTGGCTGAGATGGAAGAAGTGACTGAGCTTCATCCTGTTCCTGACGCCCACGTTCCAGTCATGAAATTTAAGTTTCAAGGAATACCGATTGATCTACTCTATGCTAGCATATCACTTTTAGTTGTGCCACAG GATCTGGATATCTCCAGCTCGACTGTGCTGTGTGATGTTGATGAGCCAACCGTTCGAAGTCTTAATGGTTGTAGAGTTGCTGATCAGATTCTTAAACTCGTTCCAAATTTTGAG CACTTCCGGACAACATTAAGATGCCTGAAGTACTGGGCTAAAAAGCGTGGCGTATATTCAAAT GTGACTGGATTTCTTGGCGGTGTAAACTGGGCACTTTTGGTTGCTCGTGTGTGCCAGCTCTATCCAAATGCAATTCCTAGTATGCTAGTTTCTCGTTTTTTCAGAGTATATACTCAATGGCGGTGGCCGAACCCAGTCATGCTTTGTGCAATAGAAGAGGATGAGCTTGGATTTCCTGTCTGGGACCCTCGAAAAAATCATCGAGACCGCTATCACCTTATGCCAATAATAACTCCAGCTTACCCATGCATGAATTCTAGTTACAATGTCTCTCAGAGCACTCTTCGCGTTATGACAGAGCAGTTCCAGTTTGGTAACTCAATCTTGCAg GAGATCGAATTAAATAAACAGCATTGGAGCTCTCTATTTGAACAATATATGTTTTTCGAGGCATATAAAAACTACCTTCAGGTTGATATAGTGGCTGCAGAGGCAGAAGATTTGTTGGCTTGGAAGGGTTGGGTGGAATCGCGGTTCAGACAGCTGACCTTAAAG ATAGAAAGAGACACTAATGGGATGTTAATGTGTCATCCCCAACCAAATGAGTATGTAGACACGGCTAGGCAGTTTCTGCATTGTGCCTTTTTCATGGGTTTGCAGAGGGCAGAGGGAGTTGGTGGTCAAGAATGTCAACAGTTTGATATACGTGGTACGGTCGATGAGTTCAGACAAGAAGTAAACATGTATGTGTTCTGGAAACCTGGGATGGATGTGTTCGTTTCTCATGTTCGTAGACGACAGCTTCCaccttttgttttcccaaaTGGATATCGAAGGCCTCGGCAGTCCAGGCACCAAAATCAACAGGGTGGAAAATCTGGTGAAGATGGCACCGTTTCTCATACCGGCTCTGTGGTAGAGAGGAATGCTAAGAGAAAGAATGATAATGAAATGATGGATACGAGGCCAGAGAAACCTGAGAAGCGTGCATCGCTTAGTCCACAGAGTCTAGACATAGTCTCACCTGAAAGTAGTGCTATCACTACTGGTTGTACTCCTCCTATTTGCAACCTTAGAAGGCCCCCTGGTGAGGAAATAGAGGCTGAAAATTTGAACACTGAGAGTACTGAACTAACTAACTTTGCCCGAAATGAGTGCATCTCTGGCAGCGGGCAAGTTTTGGAACTACATAGTGCGGCTCTAGTTCAAGAATGCTCTGATCCAGCTGAGCCTTTGGGAAAGTGCGTGACACCTGACTCTAGTGATATGGTAGCACTTGGAAGCGTACAGGAAGAAAATTTAGATAGTGAGTTGAAGTCTGTATCAATCAGTGGTACCAACTCTCAACTTCTTCCAAGTCTTCTTGATAGGAAGAGAGGTGTAGCCGATGAAGTTGAGAGAGAATCAAAGATATTTAGTGGGACGAGTACAACTGGACAAATTGCTGATAGTGTTCAGCAGAGCAGATCCTGCGGGCAGAACCATGATTATGAg GGTTTCGGGTTTCCTGCTGCGAATTCAGATCCTTTTGTTGGAAAGGATAGTCTGTACCCTCAAAGTGGCATGTCAGAAGACCTTCAG GTCCTGCACTGCAAAGCAACTCCG TCAAACTCTTTGGTCAGCGGGATGGAGAAGCCAGAAGACAGAGCTAG AGCACAAGCAGGTTAA
- the LOC104716883 gene encoding nuclear poly(A) polymerase 4 isoform X3: protein MMVGTQSLGGSLPPLNSPKSYGITKPLSLAGPSSTDIKRNVELEKYLVDEGLYESEEDTMRREEVLARIDQIVKHWVKQLTQQRGYTDQMVEDANAVIFTFGSYRLGVHGPGADIDTLCVGPSYVNREEDFFIILHDILAEMEEVTELHPVPDAHVPVMKFKFQGIPIDLLYASISLLVVPQDLDISSSTVLCDVDEPTVRSLNGCRVADQILKLVPNFEHFRTTLRCLKYWAKKRGVYSNVTGFLGGVNWALLVARVCQLYPNAIPSMLVSRFFRVYTQWRWPNPVMLCAIEEDELGFPVWDPRKNHRDRYHLMPIITPAYPCMNSSYNVSQSTLRVMTEQFQFGNSILQEIELNKQHWSSLFEQYMFFEAYKNYLQVDIVAAEAEDLLAWKGWVESRFRQLTLKIERDTNGMLMCHPQPNEYVDTARQFLHCAFFMGLQRAEGVGGQECQQFDIRGTVDEFRQEVNMYVFWKPGMDVFVSHVRRRQLPPFVFPNGYRRPRQSRHQNQQGGKSGEDGTVSHTGSVVERNAKRKNDNEMMDTRPEKPEKRASLSPQSLDIVSPESSAITTGCTPPICNLRRPPGEEIEAENLNTESTELTNFARNECISGSGQVLELHSAALVQECSDPAEPLGKCVTPDSSDMVALGSVQEENLDSELKSVSISGTNSQLLPSLLDRKRGVADEVERESKIFSGTSTTGQIADSVQQSRSCGQNHDYEGFGFPAANSDPFVGKDSLYPQSGMSEDLQSNSLVSGMEKPEDRARSESLQKSQIRHVCYAKS from the exons ATGATGGTGGGTACTCAAAGTTTAGGTGGTTCGTTGCCGCCTCTTAATTCTCCTAAAAGCTATGGAATTACGAAACCGCTCTCGCTTGCTGGGCCTTCCTCTACGGATATCAAGCGTAATGTCGAGCTGGAGAAG TACTTGGTTGACGAGGGACTCTATGAGAGCGAGGAGGATACCATGCGTAGAGAGGAAGTTCTGGCGCGCATTGATCAG ATTGTAAAGCACTGGGTGAAACAGTTAACGCAGCAAAGAGGATATACAGACCAGATGGTAGAGGATGCAAATGCTGTTATTTTCACCTTTGGATCCTACCGGCTTGGC GTACATGGGCCCGGGGCTGACATTGATACTCTGTGCGTTGGGCCATCTTATGTTAATCGGGAG GAGgatttcttcatcatcttgCATGACATATTGGCTGAGATGGAAGAAGTGACTGAGCTTCATCCTGTTCCTGACGCCCACGTTCCAGTCATGAAATTTAAGTTTCAAGGAATACCGATTGATCTACTCTATGCTAGCATATCACTTTTAGTTGTGCCACAG GATCTGGATATCTCCAGCTCGACTGTGCTGTGTGATGTTGATGAGCCAACCGTTCGAAGTCTTAATGGTTGTAGAGTTGCTGATCAGATTCTTAAACTCGTTCCAAATTTTGAG CACTTCCGGACAACATTAAGATGCCTGAAGTACTGGGCTAAAAAGCGTGGCGTATATTCAAAT GTGACTGGATTTCTTGGCGGTGTAAACTGGGCACTTTTGGTTGCTCGTGTGTGCCAGCTCTATCCAAATGCAATTCCTAGTATGCTAGTTTCTCGTTTTTTCAGAGTATATACTCAATGGCGGTGGCCGAACCCAGTCATGCTTTGTGCAATAGAAGAGGATGAGCTTGGATTTCCTGTCTGGGACCCTCGAAAAAATCATCGAGACCGCTATCACCTTATGCCAATAATAACTCCAGCTTACCCATGCATGAATTCTAGTTACAATGTCTCTCAGAGCACTCTTCGCGTTATGACAGAGCAGTTCCAGTTTGGTAACTCAATCTTGCAg GAGATCGAATTAAATAAACAGCATTGGAGCTCTCTATTTGAACAATATATGTTTTTCGAGGCATATAAAAACTACCTTCAGGTTGATATAGTGGCTGCAGAGGCAGAAGATTTGTTGGCTTGGAAGGGTTGGGTGGAATCGCGGTTCAGACAGCTGACCTTAAAG ATAGAAAGAGACACTAATGGGATGTTAATGTGTCATCCCCAACCAAATGAGTATGTAGACACGGCTAGGCAGTTTCTGCATTGTGCCTTTTTCATGGGTTTGCAGAGGGCAGAGGGAGTTGGTGGTCAAGAATGTCAACAGTTTGATATACGTGGTACGGTCGATGAGTTCAGACAAGAAGTAAACATGTATGTGTTCTGGAAACCTGGGATGGATGTGTTCGTTTCTCATGTTCGTAGACGACAGCTTCCaccttttgttttcccaaaTGGATATCGAAGGCCTCGGCAGTCCAGGCACCAAAATCAACAGGGTGGAAAATCTGGTGAAGATGGCACCGTTTCTCATACCGGCTCTGTGGTAGAGAGGAATGCTAAGAGAAAGAATGATAATGAAATGATGGATACGAGGCCAGAGAAACCTGAGAAGCGTGCATCGCTTAGTCCACAGAGTCTAGACATAGTCTCACCTGAAAGTAGTGCTATCACTACTGGTTGTACTCCTCCTATTTGCAACCTTAGAAGGCCCCCTGGTGAGGAAATAGAGGCTGAAAATTTGAACACTGAGAGTACTGAACTAACTAACTTTGCCCGAAATGAGTGCATCTCTGGCAGCGGGCAAGTTTTGGAACTACATAGTGCGGCTCTAGTTCAAGAATGCTCTGATCCAGCTGAGCCTTTGGGAAAGTGCGTGACACCTGACTCTAGTGATATGGTAGCACTTGGAAGCGTACAGGAAGAAAATTTAGATAGTGAGTTGAAGTCTGTATCAATCAGTGGTACCAACTCTCAACTTCTTCCAAGTCTTCTTGATAGGAAGAGAGGTGTAGCCGATGAAGTTGAGAGAGAATCAAAGATATTTAGTGGGACGAGTACAACTGGACAAATTGCTGATAGTGTTCAGCAGAGCAGATCCTGCGGGCAGAACCATGATTATGAg GGTTTCGGGTTTCCTGCTGCGAATTCAGATCCTTTTGTTGGAAAGGATAGTCTGTACCCTCAAAGTGGCATGTCAGAAGACCTTCAG TCAAACTCTTTGGTCAGCGGGATGGAGAAGCCAGAAGACAGAGCTAGGTCAGAATCTCTGCAGAAGTCACAGATAAGGCATGTGTGCTATGCAAAGTCATGA